A genomic stretch from Telopea speciosissima isolate NSW1024214 ecotype Mountain lineage chromosome 7, Tspe_v1, whole genome shotgun sequence includes:
- the LOC122666984 gene encoding subtilisin-like protease SBT1.2: MTKILPFPVSLSMETKLVFSITFFLSLFSIHSENLQTYIVQLHPHGMTNSAFNTKLEWHLSFLNRTIASEDSPSSRLLYSYHSAIEGFAARLSQIELETLRNMQNIIAVRPDRRLQIHTTYSYKFLRLSPTRKGAWLSSNFGHGTIIGVLDTGVWPESPSFSDDHMPPVPKNWRGICQEGQNFNSSNCNRKLIGARVYSKGHRASSDISRFPDVEYVSPRDAYGHGTHTSSTAAGASVPNASVLGNGAGVARGMAPGAHIAMYKVCWFNGCYSSDILAAMDDAIRDGVDILSLSLGGFPVPLFDDSIAIGSYRAMERGVMVICAAGNNGPIPNSVANEAPWITTVGASTLDRRFPAEVHMGNGQILYGESMYPGNHLPNAGKELELVYITGEEKGSEFCIKGSLPRARVLGKMVVCNRGANSRAEKGQIVKESGGAAMILANTAINQEEDSVDAHVLPATMIGYAESVSLKSYINSTRRPTARIQFGGTAIGRSRAPAVAFFSSRGPSLFNPSILKPDIIAPGVNIIAAWPQNLGPTGLPEDSRRVNFNVMSGTSMACPHVSGIAALIRSRHPVWSPAAVKSAIMTTADVTDHYGKPIMDGSKPAEIFAIGAGHVNPERATDPGLVYDIRPSEYIIHLCTLGYSGSEVYTITHRNVSCHEVMAKNRGFSLNYPSISVIFKPGRMGKKIKRRLTNVGLPNSTYSVEVVAPEGVAVKVRPKHLTFNHIYQSLTYSIWFVSQKAITTQKMTFAKGHLTWMHSQSSHYRVRSVISVTWADMKQ; the protein is encoded by the coding sequence atgaccaaaattctCCCTTTTCCCGTGTCTCTCTCAATGGAAACCAAACTAGTCTTCTCCATCACCTTTTTCTTGTCCTTGTTTTCTATTCATTCTGAGAACCTTCAAACATACATAGTCCAACTACACCCACATGGAATGACCAACTCTGCCTTCAACACTAAACTTGAGTGGCATCTCTCATTCCTCAACCGAACCATTGCCTCCGAAGATAGCCCGTCTTCTCGCCTTCTGTACTCTTACCATTCTGCTATAGAAGGTTTTGCAGCTCGTCTCTCACAAATTGAGCTGGAGACCTTGCGAAACATGCAGAATATAATTGCAGTTAGGCCCGACCGTCGCCTCCAAATACACACCACTTACTCTTACAAGTTCTTGAGATTAAGCCCCACTAGGAAGGGTGCTTGGTTGAGCTCCAACTTCGGCCATGGAACAATAATTGGGGTACTTGACACTGGAGTGTGGCCTGAAAGCCCAAGCTTCAGTGATGACCACATGCCTCCAGTGCCCAAGAATTGGAGAGGGATCTGCCAGGAAGGACAGAACTTCAATTCTTCCAATTGTAACCGTAAGCTCATTGGAGCACGGGTTTATAGTAAAGGACACCGTGCGTCTTCAGACATTTCTAGATTCCCAGATGTGGAATATGTATCCCCCCGTGATGCTTATGGTCATGGGACTCATACTTCATCAACTGCTGCAGGAGCTTCCGTACCCAATGCGAGTGTACTGGGAAATGGCGCTGGTGTGGCTAGGGGCATGGCTCCTGGTGCCCATATTGCCATGTACAAGGTTTGTTGGTTCAATGGCTGTTACAGCTCTGACATTCTCGCTGCAATGGATGATGCAATTAGAGATGGGGTTGAtatcctctccctctctctgggTGGGTTCCCTGTACCACTTTTTGATGACAGCATCGCAATAGGTAGTTACAGAGCAATGGAGAGAGGTGTAATGGTTATCTGCGCAGCAGGTAATAATGGTCCAATCCCAAATTCAGTTGCCAATGAAGCTCCTTGGATTACTACTGTTGGTGCGAGCACACTTGACCGGAGATTCCCAGCTGAAGTACACATGGGGAATGGCCAAATCCTCTACGGTGAATCAATGTACCCTGGAAACCACTTGCCAAATGCTGGGAAAGAACTTGAGCTGGTGTACATTACTGGTGAGGAAAAGGGAAGTGAATTCTGCATTAAAGGCTCTCTACCAAGAGCTAGAGTCCTTGGGAAAATGGTGGTCTGTAACCGTGGTGCCAATAGCAGGGCTGAAAAAGGCCAAATTGTAAAGGAATCAGGTGGTGCTGCAATGATACTGGCAAATACTGCAATCAACCAGGAGGAGGATTCTGTTGATGCTCATGTCTTGCCTGCAACAATGATCGGCTATGCAGAGTCTGTCAGCTTAAAGAGTTACATAAATTCCACAAGGAGACCCACAGCTCGGATTCAATTTGGAGGAACAGCCATTGGGAGGTCTAGAGCACCGGCAGTAGCATTCTTTTCATCAAGAGGACCCAGTTTATTCAACCCTTCAATCCTCAAGCCGGACATTATAGCTCCTGGGGTGAACATCATCGCAGCCTGGCCTCAAAATTTAGGTCCCACTGGCCTTCCAGAAGATTCTAGAAGAGTAAATTTCAATGTCATGTCGGGGACTTCAATGGCTTGTCCCCATGTCAGTGGAATTGCTGCTCTAATTCGTTCTCGCCACCCCGTATGGAGCCCAGCTGCAGTTAAATCTGCAATTATGACAACAGCTGATGTCACTGACCATTATGGTAAGCCAATCATGGATGGTTCAAAACCTGCTGAGATCTTTGCAATTGGAGCTGGACATGTAAACCCTGAAAGAGCAACCGACCCCGGGTTGGTTTATGATATCAGGCCTAGTGAGTATATTATTCATCTCTGCACTCTTGGATATTCAGGGTCAGAGGTTTACACCATAACTCACAGGAACGTGAGTTGTCATGAAGTCATGGCCAAGAACAGGGGTTTCAGCCTCAACTACCCCTCTATTTCTGTGATTTTCAAGCCAGGAAGGATGGGTAAGAAGATTAAAAGGAGACTAACAAATGTCGGCTTACCTAATTCCACATACTCAGTGGAGGTAGTGGCACCTGAAGGAGTTGCAGTAAAAGTTAGACCAAAACATCTAACATTTAATCACATATATCAAAGTTTGACATACAGCATCTGGTTTGTATCCCAGAAAGCAATAACAACTCAGAAGATGACCTTTGCTAAAGGACATTTGACATGGATGCACAGTCAGAGTAGTCATTACAGGGTAAGGAGTGTGATTTCAGTGACTTGGGCTGATATGAAGCAGTAG
- the LOC122667873 gene encoding photosystem II reaction center PSB28 protein, chloroplastic-like translates to MRCSSSTSVSPMATLQSLALSSSVSHCSQQRRFPSGLISLTSVVCRSVCSSFNGKSLELSRPRWASLIGNCHTPRPITMMVKPTIQFIQGTDEQTIPDVRLTKSRDGTNGMAIFSFEQPSVFDSSKELGDITGFYMIDEEGVLQSVDVNAKFVNGKPARIEARYVMRSPREWDRFMRFMERYSNENNLQFIKK, encoded by the exons ATGCGTTGCAGTTCTTCCACATCTGTATCTCCAATGGCGACGCTTCAGTCCCTTGCATTATCCTCTTCAGTTTCTCATTGTTCACAGCAACGACGCTTTCCTTCAG GCTTGATATCTTTAACTTCAGTAGTATGTCGGAGTGTATGTTCCTCGTTCAATGGAAAATCCTTGGAACTATCTCGTCCACGGTGGGCCTCGTTAATAGGAAACTGTCATACACCTAGACCGATAACAATGATGGTCAAGCCAACGATTCAGTTCATCCAAGGAACTGATGAGCAGACAATACCGGATGTAAGGCTAACCAAATCAAGAGATGGTACAAATGGTATGGCGATATTCAGTTTTGAACAACCCTCTGTATTTGACTCATCGAAGGAACTTGGTGACATTACAGGCTTTTACATGATTGATGAGGAAGGAGTTCTTCAGTCAGTTGATGTCAATGCGAAGTTTGTGAATGGAAAACCTGCAAGAATAGAAGCAAGATATGTAATGCGGAGTCCTCGCGAGTGGGATAGGTTCATGAGATTCATGGAGCGCTACTCTAATGAGAACAACTTACAGTTCATCAAGAAATGA